A stretch of Sinorhizobium meliloti DNA encodes these proteins:
- a CDS encoding helix-turn-helix domain-containing protein, producing MVENSELARQTRHYLAVRERLARPGDAAGRSARIKELEGQLADLASDNEAKGRRIARLEADLADAGARLLAQARILLGGRDTGASNEDGGDRAPIEEIVAAVLEDFPGVSWDDIISVRRERRLVKPRHACMRAVYERRRDLSLAGIGRIFHRDHTTVLAVVNDGGAGSGTAS from the coding sequence ATGGTGGAGAATTCTGAACTGGCAAGGCAGACGCGGCACTATCTGGCCGTGCGGGAGCGGTTGGCCCGCCCGGGCGACGCGGCGGGCCGATCTGCTCGCATCAAAGAACTCGAAGGGCAGTTGGCCGACCTTGCTTCTGACAATGAAGCGAAAGGGCGGCGGATCGCGAGACTGGAAGCCGATCTTGCCGATGCGGGAGCCCGGCTGCTCGCGCAGGCCCGAATCCTGCTTGGCGGCCGCGATACCGGTGCGTCGAACGAGGACGGCGGCGACAGAGCGCCGATCGAGGAGATCGTTGCCGCCGTGCTCGAGGATTTTCCCGGTGTGAGCTGGGACGACATCATCAGCGTGCGCCGGGAGCGCCGGCTGGTGAAGCCGAGGCATGCCTGCATGCGCGCGGTCTATGAGCGCCGCCGGGATCTCTCGCTGGCGGGGATCGGCCGCATCTTCCATCGAGACCACACGACCGTGCTTGCGGTCGTGAACGATGGCGGTGCCGGAAGCGGAACAGCTTCCTGA
- a CDS encoding BA14K family protein produces MIPVQAQTCSTGICAGRPAGSSNHNLFIEREYRDFLQQRYPNYGSRYRGRAPDIGIGPGATVGGPSPGAVDRSRLRQRQRVQFDANAHLRWCQERYASYRLSDDTFQPFDGARRRCNSPYN; encoded by the coding sequence ATGATACCGGTACAAGCCCAGACGTGCAGCACGGGAATTTGCGCCGGTCGTCCCGCGGGCAGCAGCAACCACAATCTCTTCATCGAGAGGGAATACCGCGACTTCCTGCAACAGCGATATCCGAACTACGGCTCCCGCTATCGCGGCAGGGCTCCTGATATCGGCATAGGCCCCGGTGCGACGGTAGGTGGCCCTTCGCCCGGAGCGGTGGACAGATCGCGCCTGCGCCAGAGGCAAAGGGTGCAGTTCGACGCCAATGCGCATCTTCGCTGGTGCCAGGAGCGCTACGCCTCGTATCGCTTGTCGGACGATACGTTTCAGCCCTTTGATGGCGCACGCCGGCGGTGCAACTCACCTTACAATTGA
- a CDS encoding membrane protein, giving the protein MRNHWIYVAIGFIVGAGLFVTTAWQRTPESSNQFATVKLEKTDRLQGGIQTSFVMERFGPAQAVE; this is encoded by the coding sequence ATGCGCAATCATTGGATCTATGTCGCCATCGGCTTTATCGTCGGTGCAGGCCTATTTGTCACAACCGCCTGGCAGCGCACACCTGAATCGTCCAACCAGTTCGCCACCGTAAAACTCGAGAAGACCGACCGCCTCCAGGGCGGCATCCAGACTTCGTTCGTCATGGAGCGTTTCGGCCCTGCGCAAGCGGTTGAATGA